The proteins below come from a single Roseiflexus sp. RS-1 genomic window:
- a CDS encoding acyl--CoA ligase, which produces MRETVSTLVDILHIGEPDALALLAPDTQPLTFGRLRAHVVELAERLAAYGVGRGERVAIALGNGPAMALSFLAAATCATAAPLNPKYRQEEFAFYFEDTRATTLIVPPDGMEAARAAAFPGMTVVVAALRADGMLDLSLERGARPPQPFIPPQPDDVALILHTSGTTSRPKRVPLRQRNLIASARNIIDAYRLSPDDRALCVMPLFHIHGIVATLLAPLASGGSVVLPPGFDAMRFWGWLTAFRPTWFSAVPTMHQMLLARAERQIAAIRAAPLRFIRSSSAPLPPVVLERLEATFQAPVLESYGMTEASHQMTTNPLPPLPHHAGSVGYGFGVEVTILDEQGAEKARGERGEVAVRGPNVFDGYENNPEATAAAFTNGWFRTGDQGRIDDNGYLWLTGRLKELINRGGEKISPLEIDDVLLRHPAVAEAVAFAAPHRTLGEEVHAAVVLRAAATERELRDHCAAFLADFKVPRVIHILPEIPRGATGKVQRIGMAKLLGLTDDSSGDAR; this is translated from the coding sequence ATGAGGGAAACTGTGTCTACACTTGTGGATATTCTGCACATTGGTGAACCTGATGCGCTCGCGCTTCTGGCGCCGGACACCCAACCGCTCACGTTTGGGCGTCTGCGTGCGCATGTGGTGGAACTGGCGGAACGTCTGGCGGCATATGGTGTCGGACGCGGTGAACGGGTGGCGATTGCGCTCGGCAATGGTCCGGCAATGGCGTTGAGTTTCCTGGCTGCGGCAACGTGCGCCACCGCAGCGCCGCTCAACCCGAAGTACCGCCAGGAGGAGTTTGCCTTCTATTTCGAGGATACGCGCGCAACGACGCTGATTGTGCCGCCAGATGGCATGGAAGCGGCGCGCGCCGCTGCCTTCCCTGGCATGACTGTTGTGGTTGCGGCGCTGCGTGCCGATGGGATGCTCGACCTGTCGCTCGAACGCGGCGCGCGCCCGCCCCAACCATTCATCCCGCCCCAACCAGACGATGTGGCGCTGATCCTGCATACCAGCGGAACGACCAGCCGTCCCAAGCGGGTACCGCTGCGTCAGCGCAACCTGATCGCCTCGGCGCGCAATATCATCGACGCATATCGGTTGAGTCCCGATGATCGGGCACTGTGTGTGATGCCGCTCTTCCACATCCACGGCATTGTCGCCACGCTGCTGGCGCCGCTCGCTTCTGGCGGTTCGGTCGTTCTTCCTCCGGGTTTCGATGCCATGCGCTTCTGGGGATGGTTGACCGCCTTCCGTCCGACCTGGTTCTCGGCGGTGCCGACCATGCATCAGATGCTGCTGGCGCGCGCCGAACGCCAGATCGCAGCGATCCGCGCGGCGCCGTTGCGTTTCATCCGTTCCAGCAGCGCACCGCTGCCGCCGGTCGTACTCGAACGGCTGGAAGCGACGTTCCAGGCGCCGGTGCTTGAGTCGTATGGCATGACCGAAGCAAGCCATCAGATGACGACCAACCCGTTGCCGCCGTTGCCGCATCACGCCGGTTCCGTCGGGTACGGTTTCGGCGTCGAGGTGACCATCCTCGATGAGCAGGGAGCGGAAAAGGCGCGCGGTGAGCGCGGCGAAGTCGCCGTGCGCGGTCCGAATGTGTTCGATGGCTACGAAAACAATCCAGAAGCCACCGCTGCCGCCTTCACAAACGGCTGGTTTCGCACCGGCGATCAGGGGCGGATCGACGACAATGGCTATCTGTGGCTCACCGGACGCCTCAAGGAACTGATCAATCGGGGCGGCGAAAAGATCTCGCCGCTGGAAATTGACGATGTGTTACTCCGGCATCCGGCGGTCGCGGAAGCGGTGGCGTTCGCTGCACCTCACCGGACGCTTGGAGAAGAGGTGCACGCTGCCGTCGTGCTGCGCGCCGCAGCGACTGAGCGCGAATTGCGCGACCATTGCGCAGCATTTCTGGCAGATTTCAAGGTTCCGCGCGTCATTCATATTCTCCCGGAAATTCCGCGCGGCGCGACCGGCAAGGTGCAGCGGATCGGGATGGCGAAACTGCTGGGGTTGACTGACGACTCATCAGGAGACGCACGATGA
- a CDS encoding 2-dehydropantoate 2-reductase: MKICIVGAGSIGGYLGARLIHAGEQVTLIARGANLTAIRERGMTLIETDGATITAQPALATDDPSKAGPHDVVIIAVKAHQLPAVAPLLRPLFHDTTIVVPAQNGIPWWYFQRHGGPLEGRRIESVDPDGIIAANIETERIIGCVVYPATELEAPGVVRHIEGDRFTLGELDGSRSERVHLLSQTLTRAGLKAPVRSRIRTDIWIKLWGNLAFNPVSALTRATLIDICRHPQARALIVAMMAEGQAVAERLGITFDMTIDQRIAGAERVGAHKTSMLQDIEAGRATEVDALVGTVAELGRLTDVPTPHINAIYAAVKLLEQTVTRVTPAHSA; encoded by the coding sequence ATGAAGATCTGCATTGTTGGCGCCGGTTCGATCGGCGGTTACCTGGGTGCGCGGTTGATCCATGCCGGCGAACAGGTGACGCTGATTGCGCGCGGCGCCAATCTGACTGCCATCCGCGAACGCGGCATGACCCTGATCGAGACCGATGGCGCAACGATAACGGCGCAACCGGCGCTGGCAACCGATGACCCGTCAAAAGCCGGACCGCACGATGTCGTCATCATTGCCGTGAAGGCGCACCAGTTGCCCGCCGTCGCGCCACTGCTGCGCCCGCTGTTTCACGACACGACGATCGTCGTTCCGGCGCAGAACGGCATCCCCTGGTGGTACTTCCAGCGGCACGGCGGGCCGCTGGAGGGACGACGCATCGAATCGGTCGATCCCGACGGAATCATTGCAGCCAATATCGAAACCGAACGGATCATTGGCTGTGTCGTCTACCCGGCGACCGAACTGGAAGCGCCGGGGGTTGTTCGCCATATCGAGGGAGATCGGTTTACGCTTGGCGAACTTGACGGTTCGCGCAGCGAGCGCGTGCATCTGCTCTCCCAGACACTGACGCGCGCCGGGCTGAAAGCGCCGGTGCGCTCCCGCATCCGCACCGACATCTGGATCAAACTGTGGGGCAACCTGGCATTCAACCCGGTCAGTGCGCTCACCCGCGCCACGTTGATCGACATCTGCCGTCATCCACAGGCGCGCGCCCTGATCGTTGCGATGATGGCGGAAGGGCAGGCAGTCGCAGAGCGCCTGGGCATTACGTTCGACATGACCATCGACCAGCGCATCGCTGGCGCCGAACGGGTTGGTGCGCACAAAACCTCGATGCTGCAGGACATCGAGGCTGGCAGAGCAACAGAAGTGGACGCCCTGGTGGGAACAGTCGCCGAACTTGGCAGGCTGACAGACGTGCCGACGCCGCACATCAACGCGATCTACGCTGCCGTCAAACTGCTGGAGCAGACCGTGACGCGCGTCACACCGGCTCATTCCGCTTGA
- a CDS encoding BTAD domain-containing putative transcriptional regulator, which translates to MSLASTVLLPRLEPPPQPARLIERPRIDGLLAAVADYPVTLVTAPAGGGKTVALTGFARHGGWPVAWCRLDAADTPISLALHLATAFRPITGFDPSCFVTVHPVDVLDRLINALTALGDETLLVLDDVHCADRRPELRVLIEHLIDRLPPRLHLVLASREMPSLAPLPTVAARGELYRLNRAQLAFTNEEAREFFAACGLPPSPYDDELNTLARGWPLALRFFATARVDLGATQHEPILPERLLEHIAPQLDAYLAREVLGDLPFDLRTWLLGTALMRWIDESACAAVAELADLHIDLKMIERHELFIETLPDGRSVYQPLQAASFARLAERELPNWRSIHAQLGQYYATKGDDHGAAHHFLAAAQWEEASAALSRMALAGVSGAQAVALLSWIEQIPTDHRNNAALLEARAIAERRLGRYAQALESYRQAEDRYRAQGDMDGQVRALRGQAEVYIDTVQPAPAAVLLKRAMKLLPRHRRAERATILSLQAENWINRGRADVAIFIIAAAHREAYGRTSRGDPGGGGLRRSAVLSPRLLLRSGRLVEARRLLEEELGLDTGRARGEHMLHRDPLLLLALIECMLGNGVRALALAQRGLLEAQRGDSPLTEAIAHMRLGHAYLVTASSDEMAYRHYRIALDMIESSGIPRMRAEVMMGLTLLEGHAGNLAAAEAYAREGLDRTLEAGDDWMAALIWLALGSVAATAGDPRAAQWLHEAQQRFVRGDDQYGQTVALIWEAHILLQSGKEAEADRTLARLLGLIDACGFDGVLTTRTLFGPHDLAVLVPLLLRGRALRGAASAQAAVAQRLLRQGFPSIAADDAVDTYHPGYTLRVYMLGRFRIFRGSHEIQAREWQREKARQLLQLLLTYRGMWLQREQICAWLWPDSEPSAAERQFKVTLNALNNVLEPRRPPRVAPFFIRRQGLAYSFAPSYGCWIDVDEFELRTAGAPGRDPEVEIRSRRTAFQLYRGDYLAEALYDPWTLEERERLLARHLASTATLARLLIDREEFDEAIDLCEHIIRRDRGYEEAYQMLMRAYARSGSRSQALRAYARCVQAMQDELGMEPLPETTELCERIKRNEPV; encoded by the coding sequence GTGTCTCTCGCATCTACGGTACTGCTTCCGCGTCTGGAGCCGCCGCCGCAGCCGGCCCGGCTCATCGAGCGTCCACGGATCGATGGGTTGCTTGCTGCGGTCGCCGATTATCCGGTGACGCTGGTGACCGCGCCGGCAGGCGGCGGTAAGACGGTTGCGCTCACCGGTTTTGCGCGTCACGGCGGCTGGCCTGTTGCCTGGTGTCGTCTTGATGCTGCGGATACGCCGATCTCACTGGCGCTCCATCTGGCGACGGCGTTTCGCCCGATTACCGGTTTTGATCCCTCCTGTTTCGTCACCGTGCACCCGGTCGATGTGCTGGACCGGTTGATCAATGCGTTGACCGCGCTCGGTGATGAGACGCTCCTGGTGCTCGACGACGTCCACTGCGCCGACAGGCGTCCCGAACTGCGCGTCCTGATCGAGCATCTGATTGATCGCCTGCCGCCACGTCTCCATCTGGTGCTGGCGAGTCGCGAGATGCCTTCACTGGCGCCACTGCCGACAGTGGCAGCGCGCGGTGAACTCTACCGCCTGAACCGGGCGCAACTGGCGTTCACCAATGAGGAGGCGCGTGAATTCTTCGCCGCCTGCGGGTTGCCGCCGAGTCCTTATGATGATGAACTCAATACACTGGCGCGTGGTTGGCCCCTGGCGCTCCGTTTCTTTGCAACCGCTCGTGTTGATTTGGGCGCCACGCAGCACGAACCGATCCTGCCAGAACGGTTGCTGGAGCACATTGCACCCCAACTCGATGCGTATCTGGCGCGTGAAGTCCTGGGCGACCTGCCGTTCGATCTGCGCACCTGGTTGCTGGGTACAGCGTTGATGCGCTGGATCGATGAATCGGCATGCGCTGCCGTCGCTGAACTGGCCGATCTCCATATCGATCTCAAGATGATCGAACGACATGAGTTGTTCATTGAGACTCTGCCCGACGGTCGGTCGGTCTACCAGCCGTTACAGGCTGCCAGTTTTGCGCGCCTGGCGGAACGTGAATTGCCGAACTGGCGGAGCATCCATGCGCAGTTGGGTCAGTACTATGCAACGAAGGGCGATGATCACGGCGCGGCGCACCATTTTCTTGCTGCGGCGCAATGGGAGGAAGCGTCGGCGGCATTGAGTCGTATGGCGCTCGCCGGCGTTTCTGGGGCGCAGGCGGTTGCGCTGCTGTCGTGGATCGAACAGATCCCGACCGACCACCGGAACAATGCTGCGCTGCTCGAGGCGCGGGCAATCGCCGAACGTCGCCTCGGTCGCTACGCGCAGGCGCTGGAGTCGTACCGCCAGGCGGAGGATCGCTACCGTGCGCAGGGAGATATGGATGGTCAGGTGCGGGCATTGCGCGGTCAGGCGGAGGTGTACATCGATACGGTGCAGCCAGCGCCAGCAGCGGTGCTGTTGAAGCGCGCGATGAAACTCTTGCCGCGCCATCGTCGCGCTGAACGGGCGACTATTCTGAGTCTGCAAGCTGAGAACTGGATCAACCGGGGCCGTGCTGATGTGGCAATTTTCATCATTGCTGCCGCCCACCGCGAAGCGTATGGGAGAACGTCGCGCGGCGATCCGGGCGGTGGCGGTCTCCGCCGCTCTGCCGTTCTGTCGCCCCGCCTGCTGCTGCGGAGCGGCCGGCTTGTCGAAGCGCGACGTTTGCTCGAAGAGGAACTCGGTCTCGATACGGGCAGGGCGCGCGGTGAGCATATGCTGCACCGCGATCCGCTTCTGCTCCTGGCGTTGATCGAGTGCATGCTGGGCAATGGGGTGCGCGCGCTGGCGCTTGCACAGCGCGGCTTGCTCGAAGCACAACGCGGCGACTCGCCGCTGACCGAGGCTATTGCTCATATGCGCCTCGGTCATGCCTATCTCGTGACGGCGTCGAGCGACGAGATGGCGTATCGTCACTACCGCATTGCGCTCGATATGATCGAGTCGAGCGGTATTCCCCGCATGCGCGCCGAGGTGATGATGGGTCTGACGCTGCTTGAAGGGCATGCGGGCAACCTTGCCGCCGCCGAAGCGTATGCCCGTGAGGGTCTTGACCGCACGCTGGAGGCGGGTGACGACTGGATGGCGGCGCTGATCTGGCTTGCGCTCGGAAGCGTTGCGGCCACTGCCGGCGATCCGCGCGCGGCGCAATGGCTCCACGAAGCGCAGCAACGCTTTGTGCGGGGTGATGATCAGTATGGGCAGACGGTCGCGCTGATCTGGGAAGCGCACATCCTGCTGCAATCCGGGAAGGAAGCCGAAGCCGATCGCACTCTGGCGCGCCTGCTTGGATTGATCGATGCGTGTGGCTTCGATGGCGTCTTGACAACGCGCACGCTCTTCGGTCCGCACGATCTTGCAGTTCTGGTTCCGCTTCTGCTCCGCGGTCGGGCGCTGCGCGGCGCTGCATCGGCGCAGGCAGCAGTGGCGCAGCGTCTGTTGCGCCAGGGTTTCCCCTCGATTGCCGCCGATGACGCGGTTGACACCTATCATCCCGGCTATACACTGCGGGTCTACATGCTGGGTCGTTTCCGCATCTTCCGCGGCTCGCACGAGATACAGGCACGCGAGTGGCAGCGTGAGAAGGCGCGCCAGTTGCTCCAGTTGTTGCTGACGTATCGCGGCATGTGGTTGCAGCGTGAGCAGATCTGCGCCTGGCTCTGGCCCGACAGCGAACCGTCGGCTGCCGAGCGCCAGTTTAAGGTGACGCTCAATGCGCTCAATAATGTGCTGGAGCCGCGTCGTCCGCCACGGGTGGCGCCGTTCTTTATTCGACGGCAGGGGCTGGCGTACAGTTTTGCACCCTCGTATGGCTGCTGGATCGATGTGGATGAGTTTGAACTGCGCACTGCCGGCGCACCGGGACGCGATCCCGAAGTGGAGATCCGCAGTCGCCGCACGGCATTCCAGTTGTACCGCGGCGATTATCTCGCCGAAGCGCTATACGATCCCTGGACGCTTGAAGAGCGTGAGCGTCTCCTGGCGCGTCATCTGGCATCGACGGCGACACTTGCCCGGTTGTTGATCGATCGCGAAGAGTTCGATGAAGCGATCGATCTGTGCGAGCACATCATCCGCCGCGACCGTGGCTATGAGGAAGCGTACCAGATGCTGATGCGCGCCTATGCGCGCTCTGGCAGTCGCTCCCAGGCGCTGCGCGCCTATGCGCGCTGTGTCCAGGCAATGCAGGACGAACTGGGGATGGAGCCGCTGCCAGAGACGACCGAACTCTGTGAGCGGATCAAGCGGAATGAGCCGGTGTGA
- a CDS encoding phasin family protein: protein MTVKNVEETAHKTYSSAQEMVGKSVKAWTELIAVSTDMAYEMVLKNWNYSRSIRSSAEQAIEDALNTQARFAREMMGVWKDYAESVSDIISRTARKE, encoded by the coding sequence GTGACCGTCAAAAACGTTGAAGAGACTGCACACAAAACCTACAGCAGCGCTCAGGAAATGGTAGGAAAATCAGTCAAAGCCTGGACTGAACTCATCGCCGTCAGCACCGATATGGCCTACGAGATGGTGCTGAAGAACTGGAACTACAGCCGTAGTATTCGCAGTTCCGCCGAGCAAGCCATCGAAGACGCGCTCAACACCCAGGCGCGGTTTGCCCGCGAAATGATGGGGGTCTGGAAAGACTATGCCGAGAGCGTCTCCGACATCATCAGTCGGACCGCCCGGAAAGAGTGA
- a CDS encoding 3-oxoacyl-ACP reductase family protein, with product MGRLEGKYAIVTGASRGIGRAIALELAREGCTVGVNYQHNQALAEEVAAEIKSMGRECMLLQANVADPTEARAMVRRFLDAYGRLDIMVNNAGITRDRSLRKMTDEDWLQVIQTNLNAVFFCTTAAMQPMIEQQYGRIINISSMNGQTAAFGQANYGASKGGIIAFSKTAALELAKYGITVNVVAPGFTLTDMLSKVPEEVQNQIKARIPLGRFGLPEEMAKAVVFLAADGDYITGQQINVNGGAYM from the coding sequence ATGGGTCGTCTCGAAGGAAAGTATGCGATCGTGACGGGAGCTTCACGAGGGATCGGTCGTGCAATTGCGCTGGAACTGGCGCGCGAGGGATGCACGGTCGGCGTCAATTATCAGCACAATCAGGCGCTGGCGGAAGAGGTGGCCGCCGAAATCAAGTCCATGGGACGTGAATGCATGCTGCTCCAGGCGAATGTGGCCGATCCGACCGAGGCGCGCGCCATGGTGCGCCGATTCCTGGATGCGTATGGACGACTCGATATCATGGTCAACAATGCGGGGATCACCCGTGACCGGTCGCTCCGTAAAATGACCGACGAGGATTGGCTCCAGGTCATCCAGACAAACTTGAACGCCGTCTTCTTCTGCACCACTGCGGCCATGCAGCCGATGATCGAGCAACAGTACGGTCGAATCATCAACATCAGTTCGATGAATGGGCAGACGGCGGCATTTGGTCAGGCGAACTACGGTGCGAGCAAAGGCGGGATCATTGCCTTCAGCAAGACTGCTGCGCTCGAACTGGCGAAGTACGGCATTACGGTGAACGTTGTGGCGCCCGGCTTTACCCTGACCGATATGCTTTCGAAGGTGCCGGAAGAGGTTCAGAACCAGATCAAGGCGCGCATCCCGCTGGGGCGGTTCGGCTTGCCGGAGGAAATGGCGAAAGCAGTCGTCTTCCTTGCAGCGGATGGGGATTACATCACTGGACAGCAGATCAACGTCAATGGCGGGGCGTATATGTAA
- a CDS encoding acetyl-CoA C-acyltransferase family protein — MTANGRDVVVLSGVRTAIGNFGGSLKDQPPSELAAQVVREAVRRAGVEPTEIGQVVFGNIIHTDGHDHYLARVAGVKGGLPVDVPALTLNRLCGSGLQAIISAAQTIMLGDADAAVAGGAESMSRSPYWAHAMRWGARMNDVAMVDAMVAALSDPFDDVHMGVTAENVARKWEITREDQDALAVESHKRAAAAIAEGRFKDQILPVEIKVKGGVQMFDTDESVRPDTSLEKLAKLRPVFDKQGTVTAGNASSINDAAAAVVLMERSVAEQRGYKPMGRLVGYSVVGVDPKYMGIGPVPAVRKVLERTGLSIDDIDLFELNEAFAAQALAVIRELDLPMEKVNPNGSGISLGHPIGATGAILTVKALYELQRTGGRYACVTMCIGGGQGIAAIFERI; from the coding sequence ATGACGGCGAATGGACGCGACGTAGTGGTGCTGAGTGGTGTCCGCACCGCGATCGGCAATTTTGGCGGCAGTCTCAAGGATCAACCGCCGAGCGAACTGGCGGCGCAGGTCGTGCGTGAAGCGGTCAGGCGCGCGGGTGTCGAGCCGACGGAAATCGGGCAGGTTGTGTTTGGTAATATCATCCACACCGACGGGCACGACCACTATCTGGCGCGGGTTGCAGGGGTCAAGGGCGGCTTGCCGGTGGACGTTCCGGCGTTGACGTTGAATCGCCTGTGCGGCAGTGGCTTGCAGGCGATCATCTCGGCAGCGCAGACAATCATGCTCGGCGATGCCGATGCCGCCGTCGCTGGCGGCGCCGAGTCGATGAGTCGCAGCCCATACTGGGCGCATGCGATGCGCTGGGGCGCGCGGATGAATGATGTTGCGATGGTCGATGCAATGGTAGCGGCGCTCAGCGATCCGTTCGATGATGTGCACATGGGCGTAACAGCTGAGAATGTCGCCCGGAAGTGGGAGATTACTCGCGAGGATCAGGATGCGCTGGCTGTTGAAAGTCATAAACGCGCTGCCGCTGCCATTGCGGAAGGGCGTTTCAAGGATCAAATTCTGCCCGTTGAGATCAAGGTCAAGGGCGGGGTTCAGATGTTTGATACCGATGAAAGCGTGCGCCCTGACACAAGTCTTGAGAAGCTTGCCAAACTGCGTCCGGTCTTCGACAAGCAGGGAACCGTGACCGCCGGTAATGCATCGAGCATCAATGATGCTGCGGCTGCTGTGGTGTTGATGGAACGCAGTGTTGCCGAACAGCGCGGCTACAAACCGATGGGTCGTCTGGTGGGGTACAGCGTTGTCGGCGTCGACCCGAAGTATATGGGCATCGGTCCGGTTCCGGCAGTGCGCAAGGTGTTGGAGCGCACCGGACTGAGCATCGATGACATCGATCTGTTTGAACTGAACGAGGCGTTCGCGGCGCAGGCGCTCGCCGTCATCCGCGAGCTTGATCTACCAATGGAGAAGGTCAATCCGAACGGCAGCGGCATTTCGCTCGGTCACCCGATTGGCGCAACCGGCGCGATACTGACGGTGAAGGCGCTCTACGAGCTGCAACGCACCGGTGGTCGCTACGCCTGCGTCACCATGTGCATCGGCGGCGGTCAGGGCATCGCTGCGATCTTCGAGCGGATATAG
- a CDS encoding GNAT family N-acetyltransferase, translating to MVERAEAPVAATLRNGQTVMIRPLAEQDREALLRFGRSLPDDDWLYLETDLHSPEIIDRLVNAYAAENWRQIVAVTEDGEIVGYSAVRRLPGWSSHVGDIHLIVGKDYRRCGLGTALAQAIVDAARDLGVEKVIVEVLQEQTGGIAIFERLGFQIEGTFSDHARDHIGHRHTLHVLAYHVNGAHAGF from the coding sequence ATGGTTGAGCGCGCTGAAGCGCCGGTTGCTGCAACGTTGCGCAACGGCCAGACTGTAATGATTCGCCCGCTTGCCGAGCAGGATCGCGAAGCGCTACTCCGTTTTGGTCGTTCGCTGCCGGACGATGACTGGCTCTACCTGGAAACCGACCTTCACAGCCCCGAGATCATTGACCGCCTGGTTAATGCGTATGCTGCCGAAAACTGGCGCCAGATCGTCGCGGTGACGGAGGATGGCGAGATCGTCGGTTACAGTGCCGTGCGGCGGTTGCCGGGATGGTCGAGCCACGTCGGAGATATTCACCTGATTGTGGGCAAGGATTATCGCCGCTGCGGTCTGGGAACGGCGCTGGCGCAGGCGATTGTCGATGCAGCGCGTGACCTGGGGGTGGAGAAGGTAATTGTCGAAGTATTGCAGGAACAGACAGGCGGTATTGCGATCTTCGAGCGCCTGGGCTTCCAGATTGAGGGGACCTTCAGCGATCACGCCCGCGATCATATCGGTCATCGTCATACGCTTCACGTGCTGGCGTACCACGTGAATGGAGCACACGCGGGTTTCTGA
- a CDS encoding 2-phosphosulfolactate phosphatase — MEIILADLPTYRGAAPDDAVVVIDVLRSFTTAAYVLHAGARALMLAATPEEARSLVHRSPAALTIGAVPGGFPIDGFDVGNSPAALRTVDLTGYDVALCTAGGVRGVIAAHQAAVLLGGSLVCAAATAHVLRRIAPLRVTLLITGVYVDRDGDEDIACAEYLAARLRGETPDPAPFERRVRESTFGRRFGDPAYPHLAQADLDLCARADVFDFAMPIARRAGKTFIERLTL, encoded by the coding sequence ATGGAGATAATTCTCGCCGATCTGCCAACGTATCGCGGTGCTGCGCCCGATGATGCCGTCGTTGTGATTGATGTATTACGCTCATTTACGACCGCAGCATATGTGTTGCATGCCGGCGCGCGCGCACTCATGCTTGCAGCGACTCCCGAAGAAGCCCGCTCCCTGGTTCATCGTTCCCCTGCGGCACTGACGATTGGCGCCGTTCCAGGCGGCTTTCCTATCGATGGGTTCGATGTTGGCAACTCACCGGCTGCCCTCCGCACTGTCGATCTGACCGGGTATGACGTGGCACTCTGCACTGCTGGCGGCGTGCGCGGCGTCATTGCGGCACACCAGGCTGCCGTGCTGCTTGGCGGATCGCTGGTGTGCGCCGCAGCCACGGCGCACGTTCTGCGTCGCATTGCCCCGCTGCGCGTGACGCTGCTCATCACCGGCGTCTACGTTGATCGCGATGGTGATGAGGATATTGCCTGCGCGGAATATCTTGCAGCCCGACTGCGCGGTGAAACGCCCGACCCGGCGCCCTTCGAGCGTCGGGTGCGCGAATCGACCTTCGGCAGACGCTTTGGCGATCCGGCGTATCCCCACCTCGCACAGGCAGACCTGGACCTCTGCGCACGCGCCGATGTGTTCGATTTTGCGATGCCGATTGCACGACGCGCCGGGAAGACGTTTATCGAAAGGCTCACGCTGTGA